In the genome of Raphanus sativus cultivar WK10039 chromosome 4, ASM80110v3, whole genome shotgun sequence, one region contains:
- the LOC130511215 gene encoding uncharacterized protein LOC130511215 yields MCKGFGSTLIGPALQWYNTLPTKSLKSFAALSDKFVEQFASSRDLEKNSDDLYEILQHRNEPLRSYIARFNQAKVAIPECNADTAISAFKRGLLPEGDLYKELIKYKCKIMEDVLSRAWAQVRWEEDFASRAKAGPKYDQKSSKPTRSDRDEPSHPKSARETSNPNRDMYQHRPLPRSEGMMVSTWPDISHLAISKPELIGVLRQMGPQVKWPPKMKAAEANRNPKRWCEFHSYHGHTTEDCIALKMEVTELLKKGYLREFLLDKAKNLLNKEGPGLPIEAAPALPPQQDRVIHIISGGSEVSGISSAAAKRSTCNARNGQESEGPKRLLLGTDEIRFTAREQERVLAPHHDALVISLTIANCLVKRILVDNESSSNIIFHSAFADLGLEPTTLTRKATPLVGFSGEVKQTLGEVLLPVYAEGVNQATKFLVVDCPSSYNVILGRPWIHDMGAVPSTLH; encoded by the coding sequence atgtgcaaaggATTCGGATCAACCTTGATCGGCCCTGCTCTCCAGTGGTATAACACCCTGCCTACCAAATCCCTCAAatcctttgcagcccttagcgatAAGTTCGTAGAGCAGTTCGCCAGCAGCCGTGACCTAGAGAAGAACTCAGATGATCTCTATGAGATCCTCCAGCACAGGAATGAGCCCCTTCGTTCCTACATAGCGCGCTTCAACCAAGCGAAGGTGGCTATCCCTGAGTGCAATgctgatacggctatctcagccttTAAGAGGGGTCTACTTCCGGAGGGAGATCTTTACAAagagctgatcaaatacaagtgcaAGATTATGGAAGACGTACtgtctcgtgcttgggctcaagtaaggtGGGAAGAAGACTTTGCTAGTAGGGCCAAAGCCGGTCCGAAGTATGATCAGAAGTCATCAAAGCCTACTAGGAGCGACCGCGATGAGCCCTCTCACCCCAAGTCCGCTAGGGAGACTAGTAACCCGAACAGGGACATGTACCAGCATCGACCTTTGCCTAGATCCGAAGGAATGATGGTGTCTACTTGGCCTGACATCTCCCATCTTGCGATATCCAAACCGGAACTGATCGGCGTCCTGCGACAAATGGGACCTCAAGTCAAGTGGCCTCCTAAGATGAAGGCCGCAGAGGCTAATCGAAACCCCAAGCGATGGTGCGAGTTTCATAGTTATCACGGTCACACTACGGAGGACTGTATAGCCCTGAAGATGGAAGTCAccgagctcctcaagaaaggcTATCTAAGGGAGTTCCTCTTGGATAAGgccaagaaccttctaaatAAGGAAGGTCCCGGTCTCCCTATCGAAGCTGCTCCCGCGTTGCCACCGCAGCAAGATCGGGTGATCCATATCATCTCAGGTGGATCAGAGGTAAGCGGAATCAGCAGTGCCGCTGCCAAGAGGAGTACCTGCAACGCCAGGAACGGCCAAGAGTCTGAGGGTCCTAAGCGCCTACTCCTCGGAACAGACGAGATCAGGTTCACTGCAAGGGAACAGGAGAGGGTCCTGGCTCCTCACCACGATGCTcttgtcatttcacttaccatagcaaactgcttggtcaagcgaatactaGTAGACAATGAGAGCTCCAGCAACATAATCTTCCATTCGGCTTTCGCCGACCTAGGGTTGGAACCTACAACTCTAACCAGAAAGGCGACTCCCCTtgtaggcttcagtggagaaGTCAAGCAAACCCTAGGAGAGGTCCTTCTCCCCGTGTACGCCGAGGGGGTAAACCAAGCCACAAAGTTCCTAGTCGTCGACTGCCCTTCATCATACAACGTGATAttgggaaggccttggatccacgacatgggagccgtaccttcaACTTTGCATTAG
- the LOC130511214 gene encoding uncharacterized protein LOC130511214 has product MFKGFGSTLIGPALQWYNTLPTKSLKSFAALSDKFVEQFASSRDLEKNSDDLYEILQHRNEPLRSYIARFNQAKVAIPECNADTAISAFKRGLLPEGDLYKELIKYKCKIMEDVLSRAWAQVRWEEDFASRAKAGLKYDQKSSKPTRSDRDEPSHPKSARETSNPNRDRYQHRPLPRSEGMMVSTWPDISHLAISKPELIGVLRQMGPQVKWPPKMKAAEANRNPKRWCEFHSYHGHTTEDCPGLPIEAAPALPPQQDRVIHIISGGSEVSGISCAAAKRSTCNARNGQESEGPKRLLLGTDEIRFTAREQERVLAPHHDALVISLTIANCLVKRILVDNESSSNIIFHSAFADLGLEPTTLTRKATPLVGFSGEVKQTLGEVLLPVYAEGVNQATMFLVVDCPSSYNVILGRPWIHDMGAVPSTLHQLVKFPTPWGIKAVKGHQENARSCYQTTLKGKTQVL; this is encoded by the exons atgttCAAAGGATTCGGATCAACCTTGATCGGCCCTGCTCTCCAGTGGTATAACACCCTGCCTACCAAATCCCTCAAatcctttgcagcccttagcgatAAGTTCGTAGAGCAGTTCGCCAGCAGCCGTGACCTAGAGAAGAACTCAGATGATCTCTATGAGATCCTCCAGCACAGGAATGAGCCCCTTCGTTCCTACATAGCGCGCTTCAACCAAGCGAAGGTGGCTATCCCTGAGTGCAATgctgatacggctatctcagccttTAAGAGGGGTCTACTTCCGGAGGGAGATCTTTACAAagagctgatcaaatacaagtgcaAGATTATGGAAGACGTACtgtctcgtgcttgggctcaagtaaggtGGGAAGAAGACTTTGCTAGTAGGGCCAAAGCCGGTCTGAAGTATGATCAGAAGTCATCAAAGCCTACTAGGAGCGACCGCGATGAGCCCTCTCACCCCAAGTCCGCTAGGGAGACTAGTAACCCGAACAGGGACAGGTACCAGCATCGACCTTTGCCTAGATCCGAAGGAATGATGGTGTCTACTTGGCCTGACATCTCCCATCTTGCGATATCCAAACCGGAACTGATCGGCGTCCTGCGACAAATGGGACCTCAAGTCAAGTGGCCTCCTAAGATGAAGGCCGCAGAGGCTAATCGAAACCCCAAGCGATGGTGCGAGTTTCATAGTTATCACGGTCACACTACGGAGGACT GTCCCGGTCTCCCAATCGAAGCTGCTCCCGCGTTGCCACCGCAGCAAGATCGGGTGATCCATATCATCTCAGGTGGATCAGAGGTAAGCGGAATCAGCTGTGCCGCTGCCAAGAGGAGTACCTGCAACGCCAGGAACGGCCAAGAGTCCGAGGGTCCTAAGCGCCTACTCCTCGGAACAGACGAGATCAGGTTCACTGCAAGGGAACAGGAGAGGGTCCTGGCTCCTCACCACGATGCTcttgtcatttcacttaccatagcaaactgcttggtcaagcgaatactaGTAGACAATGAGAGCTCCAGCAACATAATCTTCCATTCGGCTTTCGCCGACCTAGGGTTGGAACCTACAACTCTAACCAGAAAGGCGACTCCCCTtgtaggcttcagtggagaaGTCAAGCAAACCCTAGGAGAGGTCCTTCTCCCCGTGTACGCCGAGGGGGTAAACCAAGCCACAATGTTCCTAGTCGTCGACTGCCCTTCATCATACAACGTGATAttgggaaggccttggatccacgacatgggagccgtaccttcaACTTTGCATCAGCTGGTCAAGTTCCCAACCCCCTGGGGCATTAAGGCGGTCAAGGGACATCAAGAAAATGCTAGGTCCTGCTATCAGACCACCCTTAAGGGGAAGACCcaggtcttatag